TCGGCAATCCGCAGAATCTCTTTTTATGGCAAGTCGGCGCGGTGCCGTTCGGCCGCTTCGTCTTGGCCATGCTGCCGTTGTGTGCGCTTTTGATGGCGATGCTGTCGGTGCTGGCCTGGTTCGCGTTCAAGGCGAAATCGCTCGATTTGTCGCGCGACGTCGAGAAGCAAACCGTCGAGCGTGCCTATGCCGGCGTCGCGGCCGTGCTCTTCGTTGCCTTCGTCCTACTGGCCGATTCACACCACGCAGGCATCGGCCTCATCGGCGTCGCGGGCGGCTTTGTGTTGTGGCGACGCGACGCCGTGCTGAAAATCGACTGGGCTTTGCTGCTGATTTTCGTGCTGATGTTCGTCGTGCTGCGCAGTGTTGCGGCGCTGTCGTGGGTTCACGACACGGTGGCGCATCTCGGGCTCGATTCAGCCCTGCGCGCTTATGTCGCAGGTGCCGTGTTGTCCCAAGGCATCAGCAACGTGCCCGCGGCGATCATGCTCGCTCAATTCACGAAGGATTGGCGCGCGCTGGCGTTCGGGGTCAGCGTAGGCGGTTTCGGCGTCGCCATTGGCTCGCTGGCCAATCTGATCGCCGTGCGGATCTCGAAGGTACGCGGCATTTGGCTGCCGTTTCATCTCGTCTCGGTCCCGTTCTGGCTCGTTGCCGGCGTGCTCGGCGGATGGTTGCTCGTGCATCTGTAGTCACACCCCCGATGCGCCAGGGTGGTGCAAACGAAGACGCAAATGAAGCGGCACGCACGCTTTGATTCGTTCGCGCTCGCCCAGCCTTTCGGTTCGTCAGACGGGCCGCTTTGCGGCCGCCTCGGACGTCGTTTCCAGGCAGTTTTTTGTCGCGGCTAAAGTCTTGAATCGCCTGCAACTATCGCTTACAATCGCCCGGATTTATTAGCTAGGCAGCCCCGTAAGCACAGCGAAAGCTGCGGGTTGGATACTGGGTTCAGGATAGGGCGATGGCGGATCGAGAGCCGGGCACAAGGCACCACGAACGCGCGCGACACGATCCTTCTTCCGCTCGCGCGGTCAGTCGTTCGGAAACGTTCGACGATGCGTGGGATGCCGAGCAGCAAGACAAGAATTTCGTTCCGCTCACGCGGGCCGAGGCTGAGAAGCTCTTCGGCTCGGACGTGAGCCGCCCGTCGCGCGTAACGCCGTTCAAGGTCGTGAGAGCGCAAGTGGTTTTGTCCCTGATCGTCACGCTGGTTTGGTGGCTGTTTTCTAAGCCGCGGGGCGATGCTGCGCTGTCGGCCTTGGTGGGAGGAGCGATTTGCTGGGTGCCGAGCGCATTGTTCGCGGCACGTCTGAAAGGGGCGGGCGGCGCCGGATCCATCCTGACATGGATGATCGGCGAGATGCTCAAGATGGGGGTGACCGTTGCGATGTTCGTCGCGGTGGCGCTCTGGTATCACGACGTGCGGTGGCTGCCGCTGCTCGTGACTTTCCTCGTCACGCTGCAGACGTACTGGTTGGCGCTCGCTTGGCGTTGAGGATGCGCTGAGAATGGGATGGCGGTGGATGGCCGGCGGCGCGCGCGAAAAAGGCGCAGCGCGCCGGCGTTCGCGCGACTGAGCTCGGTTGAGCGGAGCGTGCGGGCACCGAAAGATTTTCGACAATTTAGGCGGCAATAAACGATATGGCAGCTACAGAAAGCACGCACTTGGATCCGTCCGAGTACATCGCGCATCACTTGCAAAACTTCGCCACTTCGCACCAGACGTCGATCATCGACATGCACGTGTTGAACATCGACACGCTGTTCTGGTCGATCATGTGCGGTCTCGTGACGCTCTTCATCTTGCGCATGGCCGCGCGCAATGCAACGCCGGGCGTGCCCAGCCGCTTCCAGTGCGCGATCGAGATGCTCGTCGAGATGGTCGAGGATCAATCGAAATCGATCATTCACGGCAATCGCACGTTCATCGCTCCGCTCGCCCTGTTCGTGTTCATCTGGGTCGCGCTGATGAACTCGCTCGATTTCATCCCCGTCGATCTGCCGGGCCGCATCATCCAGTGGGTAGGTCTCTCGCACGTCATCACGCACCACCGCATCGTGCCGACGGCCGATCTGAACGGCACGTTCGGCATTGCGCTCGGCGTGTTCGTGCTGATGATCTACTACAACCTCAAGATCAAGGGCCCGGGCGGCTTCCTTCATGAACTGCTGTCGGCCCCGTTCGGCGCGCATCCGCTTCTGTGGATCCCGAACCTCGCACTGAACATCATCGAGTTCGTCGCCAAGACGGTTTCGCTCGCGTTGCGGCTGTTCGGCAACATGTACGCGGGCGAACTGCTGTTCCTGCTCATCGCATTGCTCGGCAGCCTCTGGACCTTCGGCGCGGACACGACGGTGCTCGGCTTCATCGGTCATGTGATCGCAGGTACCGTTTGGTCGATCTTCCACATCCTGATCGTCTTGTTGCAAGCGTTCATCTTCATGATGCTGACGCTCGTGTACATCGGCCAGGCGCACGACAAGCACTGATCGCAGTGCGTGCCGCGCGAATGCAGATTCGTTTTTCGTTTCTTTAAATCCGGTTCTAAAAAGTCTTTTACAAAGGAGTGATCATGCAAGCTTTCATCGCCAACATCCAAGGTCTGACCGCCATCGGTATCGGCATCATCATCGGCCTGGGTGCAATCGGCGCCTGTATCGGTATCGGCCTGATGGGCGGCAAGTACATCGAAGCTTGCGCGCGTCAGCCGGAACTGATGAACCCGCTGCAAACCAAGATGTTCCTCTTGGCTGGTCTGATCGACGCGGCGTTCCTGATCGGCGTTGGTGTGGCAATGCTGTTTGCGTTCGCGAACCCGCTGCTCTCGAAGTTGGCGGGCTGAGGTTCATCGCCCCGGGGAAACGCCGGGCCGTCCCAAGTTTTCCCGTCCCCCTCGGGGGGGCCTGACGCGAAGCGGCAGGTATGGGGGCAGTCGGATAGTTGCGCCGCGGCTCGTAAGCCGGCGCAGGGGCGAAACGGAAGACTCTCGGGCGCTGATCGAACGTAACGTCGATGAGCGCCTTACCGTTTCACTTTCCGAATTAGCAACGTTTAAGGAAACACCGTGAATCTCAACGCAACTCTGATTGCGCAAATGGTCGTGTTCCTGATCCTCGCCTGGTTCACGATGAAATTCGTGTGGCCGCCGATGGTCAAAGCCCTCGATGAGCGTTCGAAGAAGATCGCCGACGGTCTCGCGGCCGCCGAAAAGGGCAAGACGGAACTCGAAGCGGCGCACAAGCGTGTCGATCAGCAGCTCGCGCAGGCGCGCAACGACGGTCAGCAACGCATCGCCGACGCTGAAAAGCGTGCGCTCTCCGTAGCCGACGAAATCAAGGCCAATGCGCAAGCCGAAGCCGCGCGCATCATTGCCCAAGCCAAGGCCGAAGCCGAACAGCAAGTCGTGAAGGCGCGCGAGACGCTGCGCGCCGAAGTGGCAACGCTGGCGGTCAAGGGCGCCGAGCAGATCCTGAAGCGTGAAATCGACCAGGCGGCGCATGCCCAACTGCTCGATCAACTGAAAGCAGAGCTCTGATCATGGCCGAACTTGCAACCATCGCCCGTCCCTACGCAGAAGCGCTGTTCAGCGTTGCCGAAGGCGGAGACCTCGCCGCCTGGTCCGCTCTCGTGCAGGAGCTGGCACAGGTTGCGCGTCTGCCCGAGCTCATGTCGGTCGCCTCGAGCCCGAAGGTGAGCCGCGCGCAGGTCGTCGATCTGCTGCTGGCCGCAACCCGCTCAGCCCCGAAAGACTCGCCGCAGGCGAAGAACTTCGTGCAGATGCTGGTCGACAATCACCGTCTCTCGCTGCTGTCCGAAATTGCCGTCCAGTTCGATGAACTGAAAAATGCTCGCGAAGGCGCGGCCGATGCGCTGATCGTCAGCGCGTTTCCGCTGCAAGAGGCCCAGCTCGCCGATCTCGTCGCGAGCCTCGAGCGCAAATTTGGGCGCAAGCTCAAGCCGACGGTTCAAGTCGATGCTTCGCTGATCGGTGGCGTGCGCGCTACCGTCGGCGACGAAGTGCTCGACACCTCGGTTCGCGCACGGCTCGCCGATATGCGCACGGCGCTCACCGCGTAAAGCGAAGCGCACGCCACGGCACGCAACAGAATTGACTATCAGGAGCGAATAATGCAACTCAATCCCTCTGAGATCAGCGAGCTGATCAAGAGCCGGATCCAGGGCCTTGAAGCGAGCACCGACGTTCGCAACCAGGGCACCGTGATCTCCGTGACCGACGGTATCGTGCGCATTCACGGCCTGTCGGACGTGATGCAAGGCGAAATGCTCGAATTCCCGGGCAACACGTTCGGCCTCGCGCTGAACCTCGAGCGCGACTCCGTCGGCGCCGTGATTCTCGGTGAGTACGAACACATCTCGGAAGGCGACGTCGTCAAGACGACGGGCCGCATTCTCGAAGTACCGGTCGGCCCCGAACTCGTCGGCCGTGTCGTCGACGCGCTCGGCAATCCGATCGACGGCAAGGGTCCGATCAACGCCAAGATGACCGACGCGGTCGAGAAGATCGCGCCGGGCGTGATTTGGCGTAAGTCGGTGTCGCAGCCGGTGCAAACGGGTCTGAAGTCGATCGACGCGATGGTGCCGATCGGCCGCGGCCAGCGCGAGCTGATCATCGGCGACCGCCAGTGCGGCAAGACGGCGGTGGCCATCGACGCGATCATCAATCAGAAGGGCAAAGACCTCATCTGTATCTACGTCGCGATCGGCCAAAAGGCCTCGTCGATCGTAAACGTCGTGCGCAAGCTCGAAGAATCGGGCGCGCTCGAGTACACGATCGTCGTGGCGGCGTCGGCTTCGGAATCGGCGGCGATGCAATACCTCGCGCCGTACGCGGGCTGCACGATGGGCGAATACTTCCGCGACCGCGGTCAAGACGCCCTCATCATTTATGACGATTTGACCAAGCAAGCTTGGGCCTATCGCCAGATCTCGCTGCTGCTGCGCCGCCCGCCGGGCCGTGAAGCGTACCCGGGCGACGTGTTCTATCTGCACTCGCGTCTGCTCGAGCGCGCCGCGCGCGTCTCGGAAGACTACGTCGAGAAGTTCACGAACGGCGAAGTGAAGGGCAAGAGCGGTTCGCTGACGGCGCTGCCCGTCATCGAGACGCAAGCGGGCGACGTGACGGCATTCGTTCCGACGAACGTGATCTCGATCACGGACGGCCAGATCTTCCTCGAAACCGACTTGTTCAACGCCGGTATCCGTCCCGCCATCAACGCGGGCGTGTCGGTGTCGCGCGTCGGCGGTGCGGCGCAAACGAAGGTCGTGAAGAAGCTGTCGGGCGGTATCCGTACCGACCTCGCGCAGTACCGTGAGCTCGCCGCGTTCGCGCAGTTCGCATCGGATCTCGACGAAGCCACGCGCAAGCAACTCGAGCGCGGTCGCCGCGTGACGGAGCTCTTGAAGCAGCCGCAGTATCAGCCGCTGCAGGTGTGGGAGCTGGCTGTGTCGCTGTTCGCGGCGAACAACGGCTACCTCGACGATCTCGACGTGAAGGACGTGCTGCCGTTCGAGAAGGGCATGCGCGAATTCCTGAAGACGAGCCATGCCGACCTCATCAAGCGCATCGAAGACACGAAGGACTTGTCGAAGGACGACGAGGGCGTGCTCCACGCCGCTCTGAAGGACTTCAAGAAGTCGGGCGCTTATTGATCCGCGAGGCATAACGACCTTGAAGCGGCGCGCGCTTGAGTCGTAACGAAGCGCGCGCCGCTTCGATCAAGGAGCAAGCAATGGCTGGAATGAAGGAAATCCGCGGCAAGATCAAGAGCGTGCAAAACACGCGCAAGATCACCAAGGCGATGGAGATGGTGGCCGCATCGAAGATGCGCCGCGCCCAGGAGCGCATGCGCGGCGCTCGTCCGTATGCCGACAAGGTTCGCGACATCGCTGCGCATATGAGCCGTGCGAACCCCGAGTATCGCCACCCGTTCATGGTGTCGAACGAGGGCGCGAAGGCGGCCGGCATCATCCTCGTCACGACCGATAAGGGGTTGTGCGGCGGCATGAACACGAACGTGCTGCGCGCGACCGTGGCCAAGTTCAAGGAACTCGAGGCCAAGGGCCAAACCGTCGAAGCGACGGCGATCGGCGGCAAGGGTCTCGGCTTTTTGACGCGCCTGCGCGCGAAGGTCGCCTCGCACGTGGTTCAGCTCGGCGATACGCCGCACCTCGAAAAGCTGATCGGCGCGGTGAAGGTGCAGCTCGATCTGTACTCGGAAGGCAAGGTCTCGGCCGTGTATCTCGCATACACGCGCTTCGTCAACACGATGAAGCAAGAGCCCGTGATCGAGCAGCTCCTGCCGCTGTCGGCCGAGCACTTCGAGACTGACGAGTCGACGCCGAAGTCCGCATGGGACTACATCTACGAACCCGACGCGCAGGCCGTCGTCGACGAGCTGCTCGTTCGCTACGTCGAGGCGCTCGTGTACCAGGCCGTCGCGGAAAACATGGCGTCCGAGCAATCGGCGCGCATGGTGGCGATGAAGGCCGCGTCGGACAACGCGAAGACGGTGATCAGCGAGTTGCAGCTCGTCTACAACAAGAGCCGCCAGGCCGCGATTACGAAGGAACTGTCGGAAATCGTCGGTGGTGCCGCCGCGGTCTGACGCGTGTCGGTTTGACCCGTCCTAAGCGCCGTTTGCGCGAGTGAAGAATTGAGTATCTAAAGGAAAAGCGATGAGTACTACTGCTTTGGTAGAAGGCAAGATCGTACAGTGCATCGGCGCGGTGATCGACGTGGAATTTCCGCGTGAGCACATGCCGAAGGTCTACGACGCCCTCGTGCTCGAAGGCACGGAACTGACGCTCGAAGTTCAGCAGCAGCTGGGCGACGGCGTCGTGCGCACGATCTGTCTGGGCGCGTCCGACGGTTTGCGCCGCGGCACGATGGTGAAGAACACGGGCAAGCCGATCAGCGTGCCTGTCGGCAAGCCGACGCTCGGCCGCATCATGGACGTGCTCGGCCGTCCGATCGACGAAGCCGGTCCGATCGAAAGCGAGCACGTGCGCTCGATCCACCAGAAGGCACCTAAGTTCGACGAGCTGTCGCCGTCGACGGAACTGCTGGAAACGGGCATCAAGGTGATCGATTTGATCTGCCCGTTCGCGAAGGGCGGCAAGGTGGGCCTGTTCGGCGGCGCCGGCGTCGGCAAGACCGTCAACATGATGGAGCTCATCAACAACATCGCGAAGGAGCACGGCGGTTACTCCGTGTTCGCGGGCGTGGGCGAGCGTACCCGTGAAGGGAACGACTTCTACCATGAAATGAAGGACTCGAACGTGCTCGACAAGGTCGCGCTCGTGTACGGTCAGATGAACGAGCCGCCGGGCAACCGTCTGCGCGTGGCGTTGACGGGCCTCACGATGGCCGAGCACTTCCGCGACGAAGGTCTCGACGTGCTGTTCTTCGTCGACAACATCTACCGTTTCACGCTGGCCGGTACCGAAGTGTCGGCACTGCTTGGCCGGATGCCGTCGGCCGTGGGTTATCAGCCGACGCTGGCTGAAGAAATGGGCCGGCTGCAAGAGCGCATCACGTCGACGAAGAAGGGTTCGATCACGTCGGTGCAAGCCGTGTACGTGCCGGCGGATGACTTGACCGACCCGTCGCCCGCGACGACCTTCGGCCATTTGGACGCGACGGTCGTGCTCTCGCGTGACATCGCTTCGCTCGGGATCTACCCGGCCGTCGACCCGCTCGATTCCACGTCGCGTCAGATCGACCCGAACGTGATCGGCGAAGAGCACTACTCGATCACGCGCGGCGTGCAGCAAACGCTGCAGCGCTACAAGGAACTGCGCGACATCATCGCGATTCTGGGCATGGACGAACTGTCGCCGGAAGACAAGCTGTCGGTGGCCCGCGCGCGTAAGATCCAGCGTTTCCTGTCGCAGCCGTTTCACGTCGCGGAAGTGTTCACGGGTTCGCCGGGCAAGTACGTGCCGCTGAAGGAAACGATCCGCGGCTTCAAGATGATCGTCGAAGGCGAGTGCGATCATTTGCCCGAGCAGGCGTTCTACATGGTCGGCACGATCGACGAAGCCTTCGAAAAGGCCAAGAAGATCCAGTAACGGTAAGTGTGCTCGCTTCGAGGCGGGCTTGGCGTTCGCATTGACCGCTGGGCTCGCCGCACGCATCACGCTCAACCGAGCCTTGCACAGGAATCGATATGGCAACCATCAAAGTAGACGTCGTCAGCGCGGAAGAGCAGATCTTCTCGGGCATGGCGAAGTTCGTCGCGCTGCCGGGCGAGGCCGGTGAACTCGGCATCTTGCCGGGCCACACCCCGCTCATCACGCGCATTCGTCCCGGCGCCGTGCGCATCGAGGCCGAAAACGGCGAAGAAGAGTTCGTGTTCGTTGCCGGCGGCATTCTCGAAGTGCAACCGGGTGCGGTGACCGTGCTCGCCGATACGGCGATCCGCGGTGCCGATCTCGACGAAGCGAAAGCCGAGCAGGCCCGCAAACGCGCCGAGGAAGTGCTGCAGAACTCGGGCTCGAACATCGAGTATGCGACGGCGCAAGCCGAGCTGGCCTATGCCACGGCGCAACTCGCCGCGATCGCTCGTTTGCGCAAGATTCGCGCGCAGCACTAAAAGAAAAGCGCTTCGCAGCGGCGTTTTGGCAGATGGCTCATCGCACTGCGATGGGCCAACGCTGCGTGAAAAGAAATGCGATTAATAAGATGTATGTGCCGCCGGGCTAAATGCCTCGCGGCGTTTTTTTTGCCTCCGCGGGGGCCGGGGTGGCGTGCTGCAGCACTCACGCGCGCCGACGTCGGCGTCATTTGCTGCGGGTAAGACTTGATGCGGGCGGCCCGTGCTCGATGGCACAATCAGTCGGAAAATTTTTCCAAAGACATGGGAGACATCGAGATGGCGACGCAGCTTCCCGAGGAAGGCGCCCTCATTGCGCCGGTCAATGGCCTGTCATACGTGCGTGGCGCGACCGACGTCGCGCTGAGCGAAGCGACGATCGGCCAATTCCTGCGCGATACGGCGGCGCGCTTTCCCGATCGGCCCGCCGTCGTATTCCGCGAACAGGGTATTCGGTGGACGTGGCGCGAGTTCGCCGACGAAGTCGACGTGCTGGCCGCGGGCCTGGCATCGGCCGGCATCGTGCGCGGCGATCGTGTCGGCATTTGGTCGCCGAATCGTGTCGAATGGCTGCTGACGCAATTCGCGACCGCGCGCATCGGCGCGATCCTGGTGAACGTCAATCCGGCCTATCGGTTGGCGGAGCTCGAATACGCGCTGAACATGTCGGGCTGCTGCGCGCTCGTCACGGCCGAAAGCTTCAAGACGTCGAAGTACGTCGAGATGCTGCAAGCACTGGCGCCGGAACTCGCTCAATGCGAGAGCGGCTGGCTTCGCGCGGCGCGATTGCCGCATCTGCGCCTCGTCGTGCGGATGTGCGATACGCAGACGCCGGGCATGATGACGTTTTCCGATCTGATCGAGGCGGGGCGCGTGGCGCGCGAAACGATCGATCTCGACGCGATCGGCGTGACGCTGTCCGCGCACGACCCGATCAACATCCAGTTCACGAGCGGTACGACGGGCAACCCGAAGGGCGCGACGCTCACGCATCGCAATGTGGTCAACAACGCGCGCTATATCGCGATGGCCATGCGCTTCACCGAGGCCGATGCACTCTGCATCCCGGTTCCGTTCTATCACTGCTTCGGCATGGTGTTATCGGTGCTCGCGAGCGTGTCGACGGGCGCGAAGATGGTGTTTCCGGGCGAAGCCTTCGAGCCCGCGGCGGCCTTGGCCGCTTGTGCGCAGGAGCGCTGCACCGCGCTGCACGGCGTGCCGACGATGTTCATCGCTGAACTCGATCACCCCGACTTCGCCTCGTTCGATCTGTCGACGCTGCGTACGGGCATCATGGCGGGCTCGCCGTGCCCGATCGAGACGATGAAGCGCGTCGTCGCGCGCATGCACCAATCGGAGATCACGATCGCCTACGGCATGACGGAAACGAGCCCTGTCTCGTTTCAGAGTTCGACCGACGATCCGCTCGACAAGCGGACGTCGACGGTCGGGCGCATCGCCCCGCACTTGGAAGCGAAAATCGTCGATGCCCTCGGCAATACGGTGCCGGTCGGCGAAACGGGCGAGCTGTGGACGCGCGGTTATTCGGTCATGCGTGGCTACTGGGAGGATGAGGCGCGCACGCGTGAGGCGATCGTCGAAGGCTGGATGCGCACCGGCGATCTCGCGACCCTCGATGCGGACGGCTATTGCAATATTGTCGGCCGCCTGAAGGACATGCTCATTCGCGGCGGCGAGAATATTTATCCGCGCGAGGTGGAAGAGTTTTTATTTAGGCATCCTAAGGTTCAGAGCGTGCAGGTATTCGGCGTGCCCGACGAGAAGTACGGTGAGGAGGTCTGTGCGTGGATCGTCGTGCGCC
The sequence above is a segment of the Trinickia acidisoli genome. Coding sequences within it:
- the atpE gene encoding F0F1 ATP synthase subunit C, yielding MQAFIANIQGLTAIGIGIIIGLGAIGACIGIGLMGGKYIEACARQPELMNPLQTKMFLLAGLIDAAFLIGVGVAMLFAFANPLLSKLAG
- the atpA gene encoding F0F1 ATP synthase subunit alpha; the protein is MQLNPSEISELIKSRIQGLEASTDVRNQGTVISVTDGIVRIHGLSDVMQGEMLEFPGNTFGLALNLERDSVGAVILGEYEHISEGDVVKTTGRILEVPVGPELVGRVVDALGNPIDGKGPINAKMTDAVEKIAPGVIWRKSVSQPVQTGLKSIDAMVPIGRGQRELIIGDRQCGKTAVAIDAIINQKGKDLICIYVAIGQKASSIVNVVRKLEESGALEYTIVVAASASESAAMQYLAPYAGCTMGEYFRDRGQDALIIYDDLTKQAWAYRQISLLLRRPPGREAYPGDVFYLHSRLLERAARVSEDYVEKFTNGEVKGKSGSLTALPVIETQAGDVTAFVPTNVISITDGQIFLETDLFNAGIRPAINAGVSVSRVGGAAQTKVVKKLSGGIRTDLAQYRELAAFAQFASDLDEATRKQLERGRRVTELLKQPQYQPLQVWELAVSLFAANNGYLDDLDVKDVLPFEKGMREFLKTSHADLIKRIEDTKDLSKDDEGVLHAALKDFKKSGAY
- a CDS encoding SLC13 family permease, with the protein product MPTADDVHPARSNLPRKLVSFALKEPVLTILIAALVVLQCARPQPWLALPKLVDWPTVMTLAGLLMLTKAIERSGLLMWLAHRVVHRVRSERTLACLLIGLAAALSMLVTNDVALFVVVPLVLSLHALTPLPVKRLTIFLALAVNAGSILTPLGNPQNLFLWQVGAVPFGRFVLAMLPLCALLMAMLSVLAWFAFKAKSLDLSRDVEKQTVERAYAGVAAVLFVAFVLLADSHHAGIGLIGVAGGFVLWRRDAVLKIDWALLLIFVLMFVVLRSVAALSWVHDTVAHLGLDSALRAYVAGAVLSQGISNVPAAIMLAQFTKDWRALAFGVSVGGFGVAIGSLANLIAVRISKVRGIWLPFHLVSVPFWLVAGVLGGWLLVHL
- the atpD gene encoding F0F1 ATP synthase subunit beta; the encoded protein is MSTTALVEGKIVQCIGAVIDVEFPREHMPKVYDALVLEGTELTLEVQQQLGDGVVRTICLGASDGLRRGTMVKNTGKPISVPVGKPTLGRIMDVLGRPIDEAGPIESEHVRSIHQKAPKFDELSPSTELLETGIKVIDLICPFAKGGKVGLFGGAGVGKTVNMMELINNIAKEHGGYSVFAGVGERTREGNDFYHEMKDSNVLDKVALVYGQMNEPPGNRLRVALTGLTMAEHFRDEGLDVLFFVDNIYRFTLAGTEVSALLGRMPSAVGYQPTLAEEMGRLQERITSTKKGSITSVQAVYVPADDLTDPSPATTFGHLDATVVLSRDIASLGIYPAVDPLDSTSRQIDPNVIGEEHYSITRGVQQTLQRYKELRDIIAILGMDELSPEDKLSVARARKIQRFLSQPFHVAEVFTGSPGKYVPLKETIRGFKMIVEGECDHLPEQAFYMVGTIDEAFEKAKKIQ
- a CDS encoding F0F1 ATP synthase subunit epsilon: MATIKVDVVSAEEQIFSGMAKFVALPGEAGELGILPGHTPLITRIRPGAVRIEAENGEEEFVFVAGGILEVQPGAVTVLADTAIRGADLDEAKAEQARKRAEEVLQNSGSNIEYATAQAELAYATAQLAAIARLRKIRAQH
- the atpG gene encoding F0F1 ATP synthase subunit gamma translates to MAGMKEIRGKIKSVQNTRKITKAMEMVAASKMRRAQERMRGARPYADKVRDIAAHMSRANPEYRHPFMVSNEGAKAAGIILVTTDKGLCGGMNTNVLRATVAKFKELEAKGQTVEATAIGGKGLGFLTRLRAKVASHVVQLGDTPHLEKLIGAVKVQLDLYSEGKVSAVYLAYTRFVNTMKQEPVIEQLLPLSAEHFETDESTPKSAWDYIYEPDAQAVVDELLVRYVEALVYQAVAENMASEQSARMVAMKAASDNAKTVISELQLVYNKSRQAAITKELSEIVGGAAAV
- a CDS encoding AMP-binding protein, which codes for MATQLPEEGALIAPVNGLSYVRGATDVALSEATIGQFLRDTAARFPDRPAVVFREQGIRWTWREFADEVDVLAAGLASAGIVRGDRVGIWSPNRVEWLLTQFATARIGAILVNVNPAYRLAELEYALNMSGCCALVTAESFKTSKYVEMLQALAPELAQCESGWLRAARLPHLRLVVRMCDTQTPGMMTFSDLIEAGRVARETIDLDAIGVTLSAHDPINIQFTSGTTGNPKGATLTHRNVVNNARYIAMAMRFTEADALCIPVPFYHCFGMVLSVLASVSTGAKMVFPGEAFEPAAALAACAQERCTALHGVPTMFIAELDHPDFASFDLSTLRTGIMAGSPCPIETMKRVVARMHQSEITIAYGMTETSPVSFQSSTDDPLDKRTSTVGRIAPHLEAKIVDALGNTVPVGETGELWTRGYSVMRGYWEDEARTREAIVEGWMRTGDLATLDADGYCNIVGRLKDMLIRGGENIYPREVEEFLFRHPKVQSVQVFGVPDEKYGEEVCAWIVVRPGEQLTEEEIKDYCRGQIAHYKVPRYIRFVEEMPMTVTGKVQKFVMRERMIAELKGQGPTGA
- a CDS encoding F0F1 ATP synthase subunit delta; protein product: MAELATIARPYAEALFSVAEGGDLAAWSALVQELAQVARLPELMSVASSPKVSRAQVVDLLLAATRSAPKDSPQAKNFVQMLVDNHRLSLLSEIAVQFDELKNAREGAADALIVSAFPLQEAQLADLVASLERKFGRKLKPTVQVDASLIGGVRATVGDEVLDTSVRARLADMRTALTA
- a CDS encoding ATP synthase subunit I gives rise to the protein MADREPGTRHHERARHDPSSARAVSRSETFDDAWDAEQQDKNFVPLTRAEAEKLFGSDVSRPSRVTPFKVVRAQVVLSLIVTLVWWLFSKPRGDAALSALVGGAICWVPSALFAARLKGAGGAGSILTWMIGEMLKMGVTVAMFVAVALWYHDVRWLPLLVTFLVTLQTYWLALAWR
- a CDS encoding F0F1 ATP synthase subunit B — encoded protein: MNLNATLIAQMVVFLILAWFTMKFVWPPMVKALDERSKKIADGLAAAEKGKTELEAAHKRVDQQLAQARNDGQQRIADAEKRALSVADEIKANAQAEAARIIAQAKAEAEQQVVKARETLRAEVATLAVKGAEQILKREIDQAAHAQLLDQLKAEL
- the atpB gene encoding F0F1 ATP synthase subunit A, which produces MAATESTHLDPSEYIAHHLQNFATSHQTSIIDMHVLNIDTLFWSIMCGLVTLFILRMAARNATPGVPSRFQCAIEMLVEMVEDQSKSIIHGNRTFIAPLALFVFIWVALMNSLDFIPVDLPGRIIQWVGLSHVITHHRIVPTADLNGTFGIALGVFVLMIYYNLKIKGPGGFLHELLSAPFGAHPLLWIPNLALNIIEFVAKTVSLALRLFGNMYAGELLFLLIALLGSLWTFGADTTVLGFIGHVIAGTVWSIFHILIVLLQAFIFMMLTLVYIGQAHDKH